One Cryptomeria japonica chromosome 9, Sugi_1.0, whole genome shotgun sequence genomic window carries:
- the LOC131858251 gene encoding uncharacterized protein LOC131858251, translating into MRTEVLQYYIWVCVSNTISIINFTVHETEYDCGQKAPTKVNASDDRGDEVKNLKRLNQTLLITITNERKQIDELKNTLQLSDAASKELLVEINKDKSQWDSYEEAMKNTIEELKNELTETRVMSESNEKLCTQLTQKKNELENKLKELENKFKECNEEIKELQYLKNELNQTSILSENQEKLCTQLPQEKYELENKLKECNDEIQRLQVVKNELNQTRILGRYAHRNCKNELRKCNEGAKKLKVKMVEDQKFWDSSRVRLEGKITEQQNEIDEARKLSKKHEELYTQLMQEKIKMEKDLQKVIDVLRN; encoded by the exons ATGCGAA CAGAAGTTCTCCAGTATTACATTTGGGTATGTGTTTCGAATACCATTTCTATTATAAATTTTACAGTTCACGAGACTGAATATGATTGT GGTCAAAAAGCACCAACAAAAGTAAATGCAAGTGATGATAGAGGTGATGAGGTGAAAAATTTGAAGAGATTGAATCAAACTTTACTTATTACAATCACAAATGAAAGAAAACAAATAGATGAGTTGAAAAATACGTTGCAATTGAGTGATGCTGCTTCTAAGGAATTACTTGTAGAAATTAATAAAGACAAAAGTCAGTGGGATTCTTATGAGGAAGCCatgaaaaacacaattgaagagctAAAGAATGAGCTTACTGAAACAAGAGTCATGAGTGAGAGTAATGAAAAATTATGTACTCAATTGACACAAAAAAAGAATGAgctagaaaataaattgaaagagcTGGAAAATAAGTTCAAAGAATGCAATGAAGAGATTAAAGAATTACAATATTTGAAaaatgagcttaatcaaacaagtataTTGAGTGAGAATCAGGAAAAATTATGTACTCAATTGCCACAAGAAAAATATGAGCTGGAAAATAAGTTGAAAGAATGCAATGACGAGATTCAAAGATTACAGGTGGTGAAAAATGAGCTCAATCAAACAAGAATATTGG GCAGATATGCACACAGAAATTGTAAAAACGAGTTGAGAAAATGCAATGAAGGGGCTAAGAAATTGAAAGTGAAGATGGTCGAGGATCAGAAATTTTGGGATTCTAGTAGGGTGAGGTTAGAAGGAAAAATTACAGAGCAGCAAAATGAGATTGATGAAGCAAGAAAATTGAGCAAGAAACATGAAGAATTGTACACTCAGTTAATGCAAGAAAAAATTAAAATGGAAAAAGATTTGCAAAAAGTAATTGATGTTCTAAGAAATTGA